GTCGAGCTGATCCGCCACGACCCCAACTCGACCGACGCCAACGCGCCCGTGAAGGGGATCGGCGTGACCGCGGGCGCCGGGTATTTCGGGGGCGGCGCGCGGATCGATCTCGCGTACTCGCACTACCACTTCCATTCCTCGCCGGGCGATCCGTCCGAAGAGATCGGCTTCGGCGACCGCATGACGCTTACCATCCAGCGCCTCTTCTAACCGCGGGGCGCCGCCTTCCGCGATGAAGGATCTCGCCCACCTCGCTCTCGACACGGCCGTCGCGCGCGGCGCCGAGTTCGCGGACGTCCGGTTCCTCGAATCGGAGCGTGAAGACCTCCAAGTCAAGGACGGACAGGTTGGCGGCGTCGATCGCTCGGAGACGCGCGGGATCGGAGTTCGCGTTCTCCACCGGGGCGCCTGGGGCTACGCGGGCAGCGACGTGCTCACCCGGCAAGGCGTGGAGGCGTGCGCGGCCCACGCCGTCGCGCTGGCGCGGGCGAGCGCAACCGTCCGACGCGAGCCGGTCATCCTCGCCCCCGAGCCGCCGCGTCGCGCCACGTGGAGCTCCGACTGCGCCATCGATCCCTTCTCCGTGCCGCTCGAGAGGAAGCTCGACCTCCTGTTCCGCGTGGATGAGGCGCTGCGCCGCGTGAAGGGCGTCTCGATCGCCGAGGGGTTTCTCACCTTCGTCCGGAAGCGCCAGCTCTTCCTGAGCTCGGAGGGCTCCGAGATCGATCAGACCACCACCCGATCCGGCGGCGGCTACAGCGCCACGGCGATCTCGGGTGGCGAGGTCCAGAAGCGGAGCTTTCCCCAGAATGACGGGCAGCACCAGACGCTCGGCTTCGAGTTCATCGAATCGGTTCCCTGGGTGGAGAACGCGACCCGCGTCGGGGAAGAAGCGGTCGCGCTCTTGACGGCGGATCCCTGCCCCGGCGGGGAAGCCGACATCATTCTCGAGGGCTCCCAGCTCGCGCTCCAGATCCACGAGTCGGTGGGCCATCCCTCGGAGCTCGACCGCGTCCTGGGCATGGAGGCGAACTACGCGGGGACCAGCTTCCTCACGCTCGACCGTCTCGGGACGCTCCAGTTCGGATCGGGGATCGTGAACCTCGTGGCCGACGCCACGCTCCCCCACGGTCTGTCGACCTTCGGGTTCGACGACGAGGGCGTTGAGGCCCAGCGCTGGCACATCGTGAAGGACGGCCTCTTTTCTGGATACCTGACCTCGCGCGAATTGGCGGGTCGCGTCGGAGAAGGGCGGAGCCGCGGCTGCGTGCGATCCGACGGTTGGCACCACATTCCGATGATCCGCATGGTGAATCTGGGCCTGATACCCGGGAAGGGATCGCTTGAGGATCTCCTGGCCGACACCGACCGCGGCATCTACATGGAGACGAATCGGAGCTGGAGCATCGATCAGCTTCGGTACAACTTCCAGTTCAAGACCGAGATCGCCTGGGAAATCCGGAAGGGCCGCCGCGTGCGGATGCTGCGCAATCCCACGTACCAGGGCATCACGACGAAATTCTGGAATTCGTGCGACTTCATCTGCGGGCCCGAGGCATGGGCGCCCTGGGGCGTGACAAACTGCGGGAAGGGACAGCCCGGCCAGGTCGCGGAGATGACGCATGGCGCGGCCCCGGCGCGATTCCGCGGAGTCCGCGTCGGCGTGGGCTACGATGACTAGGGACGAGGCGCGGTCGGTTCTCGAGCAGGCGCTGAGCGTCGTCGGCGAAGGGGAGGCCGAGGTCGCCCTCGGCGGCGGCACGAGCCACCTGACGCGCTTCGCCAACAACGAGGTGACCCAGAACGTATCGGAGCGCCGGTTCGTGCTCTCGATGCGGGTCGTGCTGGGGAAGCGTACCGGCCGCGCGAGCGGGAACGATCTGAGTCGAGCAGGCGCGGAGCGTTTGGCCCGGGCCGCGACGGCGGCGGCGCGACTCCAGCCCGAGATCCCCGACCTCCTTCCTCTCCCGGGTCCCCAGACCTACCGCACCGTCGACGCGGACGACGAGGCGACGGGCCGTCTCGGGCCGGAGGAGCGCGCGCGCGAGGTCGGCCGCGCCGTGGAGCGCTGCGTCAAGGCCGGCGTCACCGCAGCCGGGATCTACGAGACGGGGCGGGGAACGATCGGCGAGTACGGCGAGCTGGACACGCTCGCGATCGCGAACAGCCGCGGGCTCTTCGCTTACCACCTCGGGACCGACGCCGCGTTTCGAATCTCGG
The sequence above is drawn from the Candidatus Eisenbacteria bacterium genome and encodes:
- a CDS encoding TldD/PmbA family protein, which translates into the protein MKDLAHLALDTAVARGAEFADVRFLESEREDLQVKDGQVGGVDRSETRGIGVRVLHRGAWGYAGSDVLTRQGVEACAAHAVALARASATVRREPVILAPEPPRRATWSSDCAIDPFSVPLERKLDLLFRVDEALRRVKGVSIAEGFLTFVRKRQLFLSSEGSEIDQTTTRSGGGYSATAISGGEVQKRSFPQNDGQHQTLGFEFIESVPWVENATRVGEEAVALLTADPCPGGEADIILEGSQLALQIHESVGHPSELDRVLGMEANYAGTSFLTLDRLGTLQFGSGIVNLVADATLPHGLSTFGFDDEGVEAQRWHIVKDGLFSGYLTSRELAGRVGEGRSRGCVRSDGWHHIPMIRMVNLGLIPGKGSLEDLLADTDRGIYMETNRSWSIDQLRYNFQFKTEIAWEIRKGRRVRMLRNPTYQGITTKFWNSCDFICGPEAWAPWGVTNCGKGQPGQVAEMTHGAAPARFRGVRVGVGYDD